In Pseudoclavibacter sp. Marseille-Q3772, the sequence AGGAAACGCGATCGGCTACCTGTTCACGCGGCACCCGCAGACCGCTAGTGAGCTCGCGCACAAGGGCACGTTCAATCGCAAAATCAGCGAATGCATCCTGACCGACAAACGCCTCAACGCGCCGGTTTGTAGCCCCCACGCTCGACTCGCCAATGAGGTTAACCAAGCCGACCTGTGCGGTGGTTGCCACGTGCGTACCACCACACAGTTCGCGAGACCAAGCGCCTCCGATTTCGACCATGCGTACAACCGAGCCGTACTTCTCACCAAAGAGTGCCCTCGCCCCGAGCGCTTTGGCATCGTCGAGGGCCATCTCGCGAGTAACGACCTCGAAGTCGTCGCGCACCGCACCGTTAGTGATCTCTTCCAGCTCGGATCGGGTCGCCGCTGACAGTGGCTCACTCCAGCCAAAGTCCAACCGCATATATCCGGCTTTGTTGTACGAACCGGTCTGGTGCGCATCTGGGCCGAGAGTGTCGCGCAGGGCAGCGTGAATCAAGTGTGTTGCCGTGTGCGCTTCGCTCGCCTGCCGGCGGTAGTGCGCATCCACAATCGACTCAACCTCATCATCAACCGCGATCATCCCATCGGTGATTTCTACGGTGTGCGCAATCAACCCAGGGACCGGTTTTTGCACGTCAAGCACGCGCGCTTCAAACCCGCCGGTTGCTGAGCGCAACCAGCCGTGGTCCGCATCCTGCCCACCGGCCTCCGCATACAAGGCGGTTTCGGCAAGCATGATTTCCACCGTCTGGCCGGCACCCGCCGACGCGACACTTTGACCGTCGGCGATGATGCCGATCACCTGCGATGTCGCTTCCAAATTGTCGTAGCCGACAAAGGCGGTTTCACCCTTTGCGCGGAACTCGCTGTACACCGACAGGTCAGCAAGTGCGCCTCGACGTGCTCGCGCATCCGCCTTTGCCCGCTCGACCTGTTCGCGCATCAGCGCATCGAACTTCTCTCGGTTAACGCCAAGGCCCGCCTCCTCGGCCATCTCCACGGTGAGGTCGATCGGGAACCCGAACGTGTCGTGGAGTTTGAACGCGACCGCGGGATCAATGGACTTGGCCCCGGATGCTATTGCCTGCCCAGCCGCCTCCGCGAAAATCGCATCGCCCTGTTCTAGGGTGCGCAAGAAGGTCTGCTCCTCGGCGTAGGCGATGCGGCTGATTCGATCAAACTCGCGCTCAACCTCGGGATACGCATCCTTCATGGCATTCATCGACACCGGGAAGAGTTCAGGGAATGTTGCGGTCTCAACACCGAGCAGGCGCATGTTTCGGATAACGCGGCGCAGCAGGCGACGCAGGATGTATCCGCGTCCTTCATTGCTTGGCTGTACGCCATCACTGATCAGCATCAGCGATGAGCGCACGTGATCGGCAACCACGCGAAGGCGCACATCATCGGCGGCGTCCTGACCGTATGCACGACCGGCAAGTTCAGCGGCACGGTCAAGCACCGGGCGCACCTGATCGGTTTCGTACATATTGTCGACACCCTGCAGCAAGAATGCGATTCGCTCCAGACCGATACCGGTGTCGATGTTCTTGCGCGGGAGTTCGCCGAGCAGCTCGAACGTGCCATCGCCGTTGTCAGCTCCGCGCTCGTACTGCATGAATACGAGGTTCCAGATCTCCACGTATCGGTCGTCATCCGTGGCCGGTCCGCCGTCGACGCCGTATTCCGGGCCTCGGTCGAAGAAGATCTCCGAGTCTGGTCCCGCGGGGCCTCCGGGTTTCCCTGCCGACCAGAAGTTTGTATCTGCACCAAGGCGCTGAATCCGTTCGGCCGGAATATCGGAGAGCTCCAACCAGTAGTTGAACGCTTCTTCGTCGTCCTTATAGACCGTCACCCACAAATCATCAGGGTCGAAGCCGAGCCCGCCACGATCCTGTGGAGTGGTGAGGAATGTGTAGGCGTATTCGATTGCCTCGCGCTTGAAGTAGTCACCGAACGAGAAGTTCCCGCCCATCTGGAAGAAGGTGCCGTGTCGTGGAGTCTTGCCGACCTCTTCAATATCGTTCGTGCGAATGCACTTCTGCACGCTCGTCGCGCGCGGATACGGCGCGGGTACGACACCGGTCATATACGGGATGAATGGCACCATCCCGGCAATGGTGAACATGACCGTCGGGTCTTCACTCACGAGTGATGCCGAGGGCACGACCGTGTGCCCCTTCGACTCGAAGAACTGCAGGAAGCGGCGCTTGATTTCAGCGGTAAGCATAGGTGTTAGCTATCTGGTCAGACGGATGTGGGCGGGCAATAGCGCACCGGAGTGACCGGTTGTGCTCTCGGGGACTATCGGGATGCGGCCTAGGACTCGTTACGCTCGAGCGCCGCGTAGATTGCTTCGGTACGCGCTTCGTAGCCCTGAGCGACGGCTTCGCGCACGTCCTCAACGAACTCGTTGATCTGGTCAAAGAGCTCACGGCCGCGTTCGGTGCGGTTGGCGAAGTGTGCGAGCGCGAATCCGGCAATAACTCCGCCGGTTACCAGCGCCAGGGATTTGACGACTTGCTGCATATTGACTCCTTATGTTGCGAAGCGGATGCGGTTGGGGCAGTTTCCGTTAGCGGCGCTTACGACGCCCGTCGGGCCGAAGCGCTTTCAGGCCGGCCTTTGCAGCGGCACTGAACCCGGCGAGTTTGATGAGCGGACCGCCCACAGTTGCCGCGGTGAGTGCCACGAGCGAGTTCACGTTCTTCGTGGTCTCTTCGACATTGCTCGTAATGGCGTCGATTCGAGCCAATTGTTGATTCGCCTCGTGCATGGTCACCTGCGTCTGCGCAATCGTGGGCGTGAACTCATCCACAGATTCGCGGATGCCTCGACGCACCTCGTCGAGCACACCGCCGAGTTTCATAATCGGCACGGCAAGCAAGAGCACGAGTACGAGAAATGCACCGGCGGCAATGAGGCCAGCAATGTCACCAACTGACACGAGTAATCTCCTGAGTATTTGGGGCTTTGCCGTGTTCCACACAGCAAGAGAGCGGATCACCCGCAGGCAATCCGCTCTCTATGGTAATGGTCGTTGCAACCGGTAATCACCGGGTACTAGCGAGCAGCGTAGTACTCAACAACGAGCTGTACGTCACAGGTGATCGGTACTTCGTCACGCTTCGGACGGCGGTCCAGACGTGCCTCGAGCTTGTCGAGCTCAACGTTCAGGTAGCCAGGAACCGGGGGCAGCACCTCGGCGTGACCGCCGGCAGCGGCAACCTGGAACATTTCCATCTCTTCCGAGCGCGGCTTCACGTGGATGAGCTGACCGGGAGTAACGCGGAACGAAGGGCGGTCAACGATCTTGCCGTCGACGAGGATGTGACGGTGTACGACGAGCTGGCGAGCCTGCGCGGTGGTACGTGCGAACCCGGCACGAAGCACGAGCGCGTCCAGGCGCATCTCGAGCAGCTCAACGAGGTTCTCACCGGTCAGACCAGGGGTACGACGGGCTTCCTCGAACACAATACGAAGCTGCTTCTCACGCAGACCGTACTGAGCGCGCAGACGCTGCTTCTCGCGCAGACGTACGGCAAAGTCACTGTCGGTCTTGCGGCGGGTGCGGCCGTGCTGACCGGGGGCATAAGGGCGCTTCTCCATGAGGCGAGCGGCCTTGGGGGTAAGTGCTACACCAAGGGCACGAGACATCCGCACCTTGGAGCGAGTACGCGACTTCTTCGACACGAAGTCTTCCTTTCATGTTCGTATGGCGCGCGTGAGCGCGCAGACTATGCTCTCCGCCTCTCCCTGTGGACAAGGCGTCAAATGAACTGCGCTAGCTTAGCACGGGTGAACAGTTCCTGACTATTCACCGCGAGTGATTCGCCGCAGTTTCTGCAGTCGCGCATCGAGTTCGCGTTCATAGCCGTGAGCGGTCGGCTGATAGTACTCACGTCCGGCCAGAGTATCGGGCAAATACTGTTGAGCGACAACACCAAGGGCATCATCGTGCGGGTAGCGATACCCCTTGCCATGACCAAGCTTGCTGGCGCCGGAATAGTGTGCATCCTTCAGATGCGTGGGCACGGATCCTGACCGGCCCGCTGTGACATCGGCGATTGCAGCATTAATAGCGCTATAGCTCGCATTCGATTTCGGCGCCGTAGCCAGGTAGACCGTGGCATTGGCCAGCGGGATGCGCCCTTCCGGCATGCCGATCAGTGCAACCGCGTTCGCCGCAGACTCGGCAACCAGCATGGCTTGCGGGTCGGCCATACCGATATCTTCCGATGCGGCAATGATGAGCCGGCGCGCGATGAACCGAGGGTCCTCCCCCGCCACGATCATGCGCGCTAGGTAGTGCAGTGCCGCATCCGGATCTGAACCTCGAATCGACTTGATGAATGCCGAGATGACGTCGTAGTGCTCGTCGCCGTCACGGTCGTACCGCAACAGCGCCTGGTCACTTGCGGATGCCACATCCTCCGCGGTGATCTCTTCGCGCTCGTCGGCCAGCGTTGTGGCCGCGGCGGCCTCCAAAGTTGTTAACGCCCGGCGCGCATCACCGGAAGCCATCCGCACTATCGCGTCCATCGCATCCTGAGCACAGGAAACCACACCGTGTAACCCTCGCGGTGCCGCGATGGCTCGCTCCAGCAGAAGCATCAGGTCGTCATCGTCCAGGTGATGCAGTGTCAATAGCAGGGAACGCGACAGCAGCGGCGAAATCACCGAGAACGAAGGGTTCTCGGTGGTTGCAGCCACCAGGGTCACCCAGCCCTGTTCCACACCGGGAAGCAGGGCGTCCTGCTGTGCTTTGGTAAACCGGTGAATCTCGTCCAGGAACAGCAGCGTGTGCGTATCGTAGAAATCTCGCTGCTGCAGCGCTTCTTCCATCACCGTCCGCACATCTTTAACACCGGCGGAAATCGCCGAAAGCTGCACGAAACGATGGTTCGCAGAAGAAGCCAGTGCCTGCGCGATCGTGGTTTTTCCCGTTCCCGGCGGACCCCACAGGATGATCGAGGTTCGCGCGCGGGCCGGGTCGCTCTCAGCGAGCCTGCGCAGCGGCGATCCGGGTCGCAACAAGTGCCGCTGTCCCACGACCTCATCAAGATTCGTCGGTCGCATCCGTGCCGCCAATGGCGCAGTTGCAGTGGCGCCGCTGGCTGAAAGCGTTGGTTGACCGGTAACGTCAAACCCTGGCTGATCCGTCATCGCGCACAATGTTAGTAAACTGTGCGCGGTTAGCTAAAAGGAGTCATGTGGCTGAGAACACCCGAGAACAGCGTCGTCGTAAGCGCGAGTACGAAGCACGTCAGGTTGTGCACGATGTACAGCTCGACCGCCGTCGCACAGACAACATCCGTTGGTTGATTGCACTGGCCGCCGTCGCGGTGCTTGCGATCGCAGCGCAGATCGGGTTCGCCATTACGGGTGGGCAGCAAGATCCGGCCGCGACCACTGCCGCCACAGAAGAGACACCGAAGGCACAGGCTCCCGATCCGGCAATTGCCGAAGACCGTGAGTGGACGGGCACCATGCAGGTCAATGATGTGACACTTAAGCTGACCATCGACGGCAAGAAGGCTCCGCAGGCCGCCGCGAACTTCATCGATCTGTCGAAGAAGGATTTCTACAACGACGTCACCTGCCACCGAATCACCACCGGCGAGACGTTCAAAGTGCTCCAGTGCGGTGACCCGGAGGGTACCGGTACGGGTGGCCCCGGATACGAATTTGGCCCGGTTGAGAACGCTCCGAAGGACGGCCTGTACAAAGAGGGTGTCATCGCTATGGCCCGCACCCAGGATCCCAACTCCATGGGCTCGCAGTTCTTCATCGTCTACGGCGACACCAACATCCCCGATCCCACCGGCTACACCGTGTTTGGTCAGGTAACCGGCGGTCTTGATGAGTTCAAGAAAGAGGTAGCAGATCCCGCGGGCGAAGGTCTCGAACAGACCGGCGGTGACGGCGCTCCGGCGATCGACGTCAAGCTCGGCAAGATCGAACTCAAGTAGGCGGATGCGGGCAAGCGCTGCGAGCGCACCCGTCTGTTTACCTAATGCAATAGCATGTCCCCTACGGGACTGTGCTCAAGTGAGCACAGCGCCGCTATGCCTCTCACCGACAAGCACCAAGGAACATGCGAATGTCTGGACTCCCCGAACACCCATTTGGCCGCGTAGAAGCTGACGGAACTGTCTACGTCACCGATAACGGAACCGAACGCCAAGTAGGGCAATTCCCAGACGGTACACCGCAGGAGGCTCTGGATTACTTCGTTCGTAAGTACGACGATCTTGCCGGACAGGTGCAGCTACTCGAACAGCGCGCTCGCTCCGGAGCAAACCCGAACGACGTCTGCAAGTCGGTATCGCTCCTGCGCTCACAGGTTGAGGACGCGGCTGCGGTCGGTGATCTCCAGGCACTGCGCGATCGTCTTGCCAAGCTGAGCGATGAAGTAGCCGAACTCGGCGAGCAACAACAGGAAGCACACCAGCAGGCGGTCGCCGAAGCCATCGCCCACCGCGAGACAATCGTGGTTGCCGCTGAGGAACTGGCCGCGCAGGATCCAGCCAAGATCCAGTGGAAGCAGACTTCCGCGAAGTTGGATGAACTGTTCGCAAGCTGGCAGGAGCACCAGCGCACCGGCCCTCGCCTACCCAAGGCTGAGGCGAACGCGCTGTGGAAGCGGTTCCGCACGGCACGCACACATATCGATGGTGAGCGCCGCAAGTTCTTCGCCAAACTCGATGCCGAACACAAGCAGGCTCGCGATGCCAAGCAGGCGATTATCGCGCGAGCAGAGGCGCTCGCTCCCCGTGGCGCGGACGGTGTACCCGAATACCGCCGCCTCCTTGATGAGTGGAAGGCAGCAGGTCGCGCCGGCCGTAAACACGATGATGCGCTGTGGGCCAAGTTTAAGGCTGCCGGCGATGTGCTTTTCCAGGCGAAGGCTGAGGTTGATGCTCGCGACAACGAAGAGTTCCAGGCGAATCTGAAGTCGAAGCTCGCGATCCTTGACGATGCCCAACCCATCCTCGAGATGACCGACCGCAAGGCAGCACGCGAGAAGCTCACCGATATTCAGCGCCGTTGGGATGAAGTGGGTCGCGTTCCGCGCGCTAACTTCAGAGAGGTCGAAGATCGTCTGCGCGCCGTTGAACAGCACGTCCGCAAGCTCGACGATGAACACTGGGCAAATTCAAACCCTGAGAAGCAGGCCCGCCAGAGCGGTATGGCAGCACAGCTGAACGATGCCATCGCGAAACTCGAGAAGGAACTCGCGGATGCCAAGGCAAGCGGTGACGAACGCGCCATTCGCGAGGCGCAGGAGGCGCTCAGCGCACGTCAATCCTGGCTTAAGGTGATCGGCGGCTAAGGTCCCGCCACACGGATTCGTGGCGCAGTGGTGGGGTGTGGATAACCGTGGTTATCCACACCCCACTTCATGGTTTGAGCGGGCGTCTCACGGATACGCCACAATGCCGCTATGACAACCCCGGTACAAACGCTATTGCGCCAGTTCACTGCCGCCGAGTTACAGGCAATGTTTCTCGCCGGTGAAGTTGGCCGTGTCGGAGTGCCTGCGTTCCCAATCTATGTCCCATTGGACGAGACCACGTCGGTTGCAGACCGTGCCCGCTCACTGCATCCGCTGTGCACACCTGGTCGAACGATCGGCGGAACGGCCGCTGCCTGGGTATGGGCAGGCGGCTCGGCGCCCGAACGAGTTGAGATCATGCGTCATAGCTCACGGACGCTTCGGGAGTCACACATTGAATTTGTGCGCGCGGTGTTGATCGAGAGCGATATCACCGAAATCGCCGGATGCAGGCTCACTACCCCGGTAGCAACGCTGCGAATGCTGCGAGCGCGCGGCGAGCAGGTGTTCTCGGCTCGTATGGCGACGATGCTCGGGGCACGGTCCGCAGCAGAGCTTCAAGCCTGCTCTACGCGAAACGCATCGTAGATACCGTCGATTTGCCGAACTGCTGCCAACACACGATCCAGGTGTGTCGGATCCCCCATCTGGAACGAGAACCTGGCGACGGCGACGCGATCCTTATTCGTGTTGAGATTCGCGGCAAGGATATTGACATGATGCTCAGAGAGCACCCGGGTGATATCGCTTAAAAGACCGGATCGATCGAGCCCTTCGACCTGAATATTAACCAGGAACACGGCGTGAGACGACTGCGCCCATTCAACTTCAATCATGCGATCAGGCTCGCGCTGCAGTCCGGCAACATTGCTGCATTGTTCCCGATGCACCGAAACCCCCTGACCTCGAGTAATGAACCCCACGATTGCGTCCCCCGGAACCGGGGTGCAGCAGCGGGCAAGTTTCACCAGAATGTCGGGAGCGCCGCGAACGAGTACACCCGACTCGCTGGCGCCCACTTCGGAGCCGATCGCCTGCTCGACATATTCCCGATCGGCGAGTTCGACATCGCTTTCCGGGTCGACCCGAAGTTCGGCCTGCACCTTATCGAGCACCGACTTGACCGAAACATGTCCCTCGCCCACTGCGGCATACAGCCCAGACACATCGACATAACGCAACGTCGACGCCACGGTCCCAAACGCTTCCTGCACGACCGAGCGTGAAGTCGGCAATTGCCGCTTTCGCATCTCGCGCGCGAGCTGTTCGCGACCGATCTCAATCGCCTCGTCACGACGCTCCTTCGAGAACCACTGTCGGATTTTGTTGCGGGCGCGTGCGGATGCAACAAAGCTGAGCCAGTCCTGTTTCGGGCCAGCATCCGGGTTCTTCGAAGTGAAAATCTCGACCGTGTCACCGTTCTGCAGCACGGTCTCCAACGGCACCAGTCGACCATTCACCTTCGCACCCATGGTGCGGTGCCCCACATCCGTGT encodes:
- the alaS gene encoding alanine--tRNA ligase; amino-acid sequence: MLTAEIKRRFLQFFESKGHTVVPSASLVSEDPTVMFTIAGMVPFIPYMTGVVPAPYPRATSVQKCIRTNDIEEVGKTPRHGTFFQMGGNFSFGDYFKREAIEYAYTFLTTPQDRGGLGFDPDDLWVTVYKDDEEAFNYWLELSDIPAERIQRLGADTNFWSAGKPGGPAGPDSEIFFDRGPEYGVDGGPATDDDRYVEIWNLVFMQYERGADNGDGTFELLGELPRKNIDTGIGLERIAFLLQGVDNMYETDQVRPVLDRAAELAGRAYGQDAADDVRLRVVADHVRSSLMLISDGVQPSNEGRGYILRRLLRRVIRNMRLLGVETATFPELFPVSMNAMKDAYPEVEREFDRISRIAYAEEQTFLRTLEQGDAIFAEAAGQAIASGAKSIDPAVAFKLHDTFGFPIDLTVEMAEEAGLGVNREKFDALMREQVERAKADARARRGALADLSVYSEFRAKGETAFVGYDNLEATSQVIGIIADGQSVASAGAGQTVEIMLAETALYAEAGGQDADHGWLRSATGGFEARVLDVQKPVPGLIAHTVEITDGMIAVDDEVESIVDAHYRRQASEAHTATHLIHAALRDTLGPDAHQTGSYNKAGYMRLDFGWSEPLSAATRSELEEITNGAVRDDFEVVTREMALDDAKALGARALFGEKYGSVVRMVEIGGAWSRELCGGTHVATTAQVGLVNLIGESSVGATNRRVEAFVGQDAFADFAIERALVRELTSGLRVPREQVADRVSSLVNELKAANKKIAELESAKLRDRLPELLDAAERIGDIRLVASFLGTVAGADDVRSLALEARERLGSDAAVVAFIGDANGKPSVVVATNEAARALGANAGAMVKNASKLLGGGGGGKPDVAQGGGQNVSEHAAALHAIRELLAAQA
- a CDS encoding DUF948 domain-containing protein yields the protein MSVGDIAGLIAAGAFLVLVLLLAVPIMKLGGVLDEVRRGIRESVDEFTPTIAQTQVTMHEANQQLARIDAITSNVEETTKNVNSLVALTAATVGGPLIKLAGFSAAAKAGLKALRPDGRRKRR
- the rpsD gene encoding 30S ribosomal protein S4, which gives rise to MSKKSRTRSKVRMSRALGVALTPKAARLMEKRPYAPGQHGRTRRKTDSDFAVRLREKQRLRAQYGLREKQLRIVFEEARRTPGLTGENLVELLEMRLDALVLRAGFARTTAQARQLVVHRHILVDGKIVDRPSFRVTPGQLIHVKPRSEEMEMFQVAAAGGHAEVLPPVPGYLNVELDKLEARLDRRPKRDEVPITCDVQLVVEYYAAR
- a CDS encoding replication-associated recombination protein A, which produces MRPTNLDEVVGQRHLLRPGSPLRRLAESDPARARTSIILWGPPGTGKTTIAQALASSANHRFVQLSAISAGVKDVRTVMEEALQQRDFYDTHTLLFLDEIHRFTKAQQDALLPGVEQGWVTLVAATTENPSFSVISPLLSRSLLLTLHHLDDDDLMLLLERAIAAPRGLHGVVSCAQDAMDAIVRMASGDARRALTTLEAAAATTLADEREEITAEDVASASDQALLRYDRDGDEHYDVISAFIKSIRGSDPDAALHYLARMIVAGEDPRFIARRLIIAASEDIGMADPQAMLVAESAANAVALIGMPEGRIPLANATVYLATAPKSNASYSAINAAIADVTAGRSGSVPTHLKDAHYSGASKLGHGKGYRYPHDDALGVVAQQYLPDTLAGREYYQPTAHGYERELDARLQKLRRITRGE
- a CDS encoding peptidylprolyl isomerase gives rise to the protein MAENTREQRRRKREYEARQVVHDVQLDRRRTDNIRWLIALAAVAVLAIAAQIGFAITGGQQDPAATTAATEETPKAQAPDPAIAEDREWTGTMQVNDVTLKLTIDGKKAPQAAANFIDLSKKDFYNDVTCHRITTGETFKVLQCGDPEGTGTGGPGYEFGPVENAPKDGLYKEGVIAMARTQDPNSMGSQFFIVYGDTNIPDPTGYTVFGQVTGGLDEFKKEVADPAGEGLEQTGGDGAPAIDVKLGKIELK
- a CDS encoding DUF349 domain-containing protein; the protein is MSGLPEHPFGRVEADGTVYVTDNGTERQVGQFPDGTPQEALDYFVRKYDDLAGQVQLLEQRARSGANPNDVCKSVSLLRSQVEDAAAVGDLQALRDRLAKLSDEVAELGEQQQEAHQQAVAEAIAHRETIVVAAEELAAQDPAKIQWKQTSAKLDELFASWQEHQRTGPRLPKAEANALWKRFRTARTHIDGERRKFFAKLDAEHKQARDAKQAIIARAEALAPRGADGVPEYRRLLDEWKAAGRAGRKHDDALWAKFKAAGDVLFQAKAEVDARDNEEFQANLKSKLAILDDAQPILEMTDRKAAREKLTDIQRRWDEVGRVPRANFREVEDRLRAVEQHVRKLDDEHWANSNPEKQARQSGMAAQLNDAIAKLEKELADAKASGDERAIREAQEALSARQSWLKVIGG